In Dasypus novemcinctus isolate mDasNov1 chromosome 23, mDasNov1.1.hap2, whole genome shotgun sequence, the following proteins share a genomic window:
- the OCM gene encoding oncomodulin, with protein sequence MSITDFLSADDITAALQECQDPDTFEPPKFFQTSGLSRLSAGQLKDVFRVIDNDESGYLDEEELKFFLQKFDSGARELTESETKSLMAAADNDGDGKIGADEFQEMVHS encoded by the exons ATGAGCATCACAGACTTCCTTAGTGCTGACGACATCACCGCCGCCCTGCAGGAGTGCCAAG acccaGATACTTTTGAACCCCCCAAATTCTTCCAGACGTCAGGCCTCTCCAGGTTGTCGGCCGGTCAGCTGAAGGATGTTTTCCGGGTCATAGACAACGACGAGAGCGGATACCTGGATGAAGAAGAACTTAA GTTTTTCCTCCAGAAGTTTGACAGTGGTGCTAGAGAACTGACCGAGTCAGAAACCAAGTCCTTGATGGCCGCTGCAGACAACGACGGAGATGGGAAAATTGGGGCTGACG AATTCCAGGAAATGGTGCATTCTTAA